The Ammospiza caudacuta isolate bAmmCau1 chromosome 18, bAmmCau1.pri, whole genome shotgun sequence region AAACCAAAATGGGGAGGGATGGTAAGGGAGGCTTCGCCATTTGTTAAATGAAGTACTGGGACTGGTGCAGCCCtgagagctgctcctcaccatCACCAGcccagggggacaggggtgggCTCCACCACTGCTGTGGCTTTCCCACAGTCTCTGGAGGGACTGCCAACCCCCTGAGATGGTCCACAGACTCAGCTTCTGCACTTGAGAATGCTGTTATTTCACAGCTACTTAGGCCACTGAAAAggtgtattttgttttttttttttttaatggcaagAAATACCCCTACTGAGTTTGGTTTTAGGAGAGGAGATGAGTACAGTGACAGGAACATAGAaagaggcagggagggggagcCAGCAGAGACTGAAAGTTCCCCAAGGTCCCCCTACCTGCTCCAGATAAACAATGTGGCAATGAAGTCGATGTGTGCAAAAAGAAGAGGCATTTCTTGCCAGGTCATCAAAATTTGAAGGGAGACTGGGACTAAATGCATCAGCTTGGCTGTGGacctttcttttcttaaaaaaaggaaaaaaaatgaactttttttttaaatgttaaagcTACATTTGTTTAGGCCTCTCATGACTGAACAGAGTATGGGGAGttgccccttttttttttttctttttttctttttttttttaagcagcaaGTCTACAGAAAGGTAAATCACTGCGGATGGGCTTGAAGCTCATTCTGGAGTCTTTGGCTTATGTGGGAGAGGTATGCATTCGCAGGTGGCTGATCAGATTGCGCTGCTGGGTGAATTTCCCACCACACAGTTGACATTCGTAAGGTTTTTCTCCTGAGTGGACACGCATATGCTCTGTTAGTCGGTACTGCCGGGTAAAGCGCATCCCACATTCCTCGCAAGCAAAGGGCTTGAGCCCCAGGTGGCTGCGCATGTGCCGTGTCATGGTGCCACGCTGTGTGAACATCTTGCCGCAGATGTTGCAAGGGAAGGGCCGCGTCAGCCAGTGAGTCTTCTCGTGCTGCCGCAGCGTGGCCGGATCCTTGTAGCTCTTCTCACACACTGAACACTTGAAGGGCCGGGACTCCGCAGCGTAGGACTGATTGGGGTTGGACAAATCCTCAGCTTCATCCTTGCTGCCGTatgtgccttcctccttgatGTAAAGGTCTTCCTCGGTGTGCGTTTCCACATGGGCAttgagctgctcagagctcgGGAAGCCTTtgccacagggaatgcagacaTACAGGTTGTCACCATAGGCCACCGGCTCAAACCCCTCCTGCCGGTAGACGTAGTTGGCACTGGTATGGCCGCCGCTCTCGCTCTCGCTCTGGCCACTGTCATCACTGTTCTCCTTACCGTTTTCTACCTCCTCCTTACACGGGTAGGGCAGGTCTGCCCCGTAGGCCCCAGCCAGACTCCTCTCCACAGACTTGGACAAGGGCCCCAGCAGGATACCATTGGGCAGCCCTTCACCCTCGTCCCTGTCTTTGCCCCCTTCCTTTCGGTCAAAGGCGTTGTCTTTCTTGATCCACTCCTTCTTGCGGGATGAGTGCCGGAGGCCCTTGCGCTGGCTGCTCTCTGTCAGTGAGTGGTGGCACTCCTCACTCAGATCCATCTCCATGGGGTCGCTGCTGTCCGCCATGCTGTGGGGGGCTCCGACGCCAGGCTCGTCGAACGATGAGGCACTGttggctgcaggggctgaggcagATTGGGGAGAGCCGTGCTGGCTTTCGCTGTGCTGCGTGTCATCGTGGGAGGCTGCGGCAGGGAGCGAGGGGCTTTTTTTGGACAGGTCAAGTCCTAGTTCCTGGTCACCGGTGCTCCCGTTCGCACTGCTGCTCCCACCGCCGTTCTTGCTGGTTCCCCTGT contains the following coding sequences:
- the HIC2 gene encoding hypermethylated in cancer 2 protein, with the protein product MELPNHAKQLLLQLNQQRAKGFLCDVIIVVENALFRAHKNILAASSMYFKSLVLHDNLINLDTDMVNPTVFRQILDFIYTGKLLTTDQPGEQNFNALLTAASYLQLHDLAALCRKKLKRNGKSFAGKAGGLGVGRSARSQRLSTASVIQARYSGSNEGLKGSHSKELSKGKLSDDEVFISSSNQENCHSLNRGTSKNGGGSSSANGSTGDQELGLDLSKKSPSLPAAASHDDTQHSESQHGSPQSASAPAANSASSFDEPGVGAPHSMADSSDPMEMDLSEECHHSLTESSQRKGLRHSSRKKEWIKKDNAFDRKEGGKDRDEGEGLPNGILLGPLSKSVERSLAGAYGADLPYPCKEEVENGKENSDDSGQSESESGGHTSANYVYRQEGFEPVAYGDNLYVCIPCGKGFPSSEQLNAHVETHTEEDLYIKEEGTYGSKDEAEDLSNPNQSYAAESRPFKCSVCEKSYKDPATLRQHEKTHWLTRPFPCNICGKMFTQRGTMTRHMRSHLGLKPFACEECGMRFTRQYRLTEHMRVHSGEKPYECQLCGGKFTQQRNLISHLRMHTSPT